The following proteins come from a genomic window of Pyxidicoccus sp. MSG2:
- a CDS encoding MBL fold metallo-hydrolase — protein sequence MSLKTQSLAPDVLVVIGETYASNATLFLDGRDVLMVDALGSRADALALRRFVHEELNARVRLAVCTHGFSDHLAALQEFPEALVIAHERFEETFQAERFRSEEESRFFRAPELRLGGPMHLRWGRYALEVFPNAGHTASTLNIDVPSLDLLFSADTAVGHMAYIAYGVPEAIDAALGRSEARGRSRVIQGHGGVVSPRTLGSARHYLRALEGAVRGARGVPERVRGIPLGACLPADVRGSDFEMFFHSRNLDEVVARRLWA from the coding sequence ATGAGCCTGAAGACGCAGTCCCTGGCCCCGGATGTCCTGGTCGTCATCGGGGAGACGTATGCCTCCAATGCCACCCTGTTCCTGGATGGGCGCGACGTGCTGATGGTGGATGCGCTCGGCAGCCGGGCGGACGCGCTGGCGCTGCGGCGCTTCGTCCATGAGGAGTTGAATGCCCGGGTGCGGCTGGCGGTGTGCACGCACGGGTTCAGTGACCACCTGGCGGCGCTCCAGGAGTTCCCCGAGGCGCTGGTGATTGCGCACGAGCGCTTCGAGGAGACGTTCCAGGCGGAGCGGTTCCGCTCGGAGGAGGAGTCGCGGTTCTTCCGGGCGCCGGAATTGCGGCTCGGTGGGCCGATGCACCTGCGGTGGGGGCGGTATGCGCTGGAGGTGTTCCCGAATGCGGGGCACACGGCGAGCACGTTGAACATCGATGTGCCCTCGCTGGACCTGCTGTTCTCCGCGGACACGGCGGTGGGGCACATGGCGTACATCGCGTACGGGGTGCCGGAGGCCATCGACGCGGCGCTGGGGCGCTCGGAGGCGCGGGGACGCTCGCGCGTCATCCAGGGGCACGGCGGGGTGGTGTCACCGAGGACGCTGGGCTCGGCGCGGCACTACTTGCGAGCACTGGAGGGCGCGGTGCGTGGGGCCCGTGGGGTGCCGGAGCGGGTGCGGGGGATTCCCTTGGGTGCGTGCCTGCCGGCGGACGTGCGGGGCAGTGACTTCGAGATGTTCTTCCACTCGCGGAACCTGGACGAGGTGGTGGCTCGGCGGTTGTGG
- a CDS encoding lysophospholipid acyltransferase family protein codes for MLSSTVLFVGAVLIWLVTLPFDRDGRVLHLYSCFWAQLYFYVNPLWRLRVDGRERLPWRGPAVLVSNHESLGDILVLFGLYRPFKWVSKAENFRLPLIGWNMRLNRYVPLIRGDRVSIAKMMRGCEYWLSRGVPILMFPEGTRSFDGQVKPFKDGAFVLAMKMKCPIIPVVLTGTARTLPKHGWVLDTQSHCHVQVMPPVDPCAFPDVPTLREHVRDLIIAEKARLESGVSAPSQA; via the coding sequence GTGCTCTCCAGCACGGTGCTCTTCGTGGGGGCCGTGCTCATCTGGCTCGTCACGCTTCCGTTCGACCGGGACGGGCGGGTGTTGCACCTGTATTCGTGTTTCTGGGCGCAGCTCTACTTCTACGTGAATCCGCTGTGGCGCCTGCGCGTGGACGGCCGCGAGCGCCTGCCCTGGCGCGGGCCCGCGGTGCTGGTGTCCAACCACGAGTCGCTCGGCGACATCCTCGTCCTCTTCGGCCTCTACCGCCCCTTCAAGTGGGTCTCCAAGGCGGAGAACTTCCGGCTGCCCCTCATCGGCTGGAACATGCGCCTCAACCGCTACGTCCCGCTGATTCGCGGGGACAGGGTGAGCATCGCGAAGATGATGCGCGGCTGTGAGTACTGGCTGTCGCGCGGCGTGCCCATCCTCATGTTCCCGGAGGGCACGCGCTCCTTCGACGGGCAGGTGAAGCCCTTCAAGGACGGCGCCTTCGTGCTGGCCATGAAGATGAAGTGTCCCATCATCCCCGTGGTCCTCACCGGCACCGCGCGCACGCTGCCCAAGCACGGCTGGGTGCTGGACACCCAGTCCCACTGCCACGTGCAGGTCATGCCTCCGGTGGACCCGTGCGCCTTCCCCGACGTGCCCACCCTGCGCGAACACGTCCGGGACCTCATCATCGCGGAGAAGGCCCGGCTGGAGTCGGGAGTGTCCGCTCCCTCGCAGGCGTAG
- a CDS encoding carboxypeptidase regulatory-like domain-containing protein, which produces MRKPSAVVIALGVLALGVAVALLQFRGGTATEVPAPTVTRPTSRTLPGPSVPTPPPRGALSLRGRVVDREGQPVAGVQVSATQALPGESLSRLPCDEESPELSLTSPDCGSESSALVLDLIAEERGGAPILARGTTAADGTFQLDALPEGTVALWALGPRGSAMEPEVATGRDDVVLALDEGLSLAGRVVAESGAPLSGTKVTLFHQAHSRYFTATTGADGRFSFGPLPDGDYGLVASSPGLMPAYVPDTAYEELDPLVLHPPRQLTGRVLLANGTPAPGAEVRVPAASLVGVTDGEGRFAFGPLAPGDYDVLAERDGQHGFASVSLSEGGPDAEATVHLGTLVFAEGVVLDEAGQPISDASVTAHSEAKAPPFGEATTGPDGRFRLGPIAPGTHTFGVDAEGYRELETQGVQVSTSPSPLSFTLQRAHVLAGIVTDTEGRPLEDIEVEAMRPAARAPRLLHHGIPIPREESAKDTGPDDDVELSGESSSVFTDEEGGFLIELPEPGRYTLTASGDSFLPARMEVDAPASGLQLRLRGGGTLEGAVTDARGKPLEQVELTVQLGPDAQGRVLETTSEERGRFTLGGLPPGTYVLHASLDMGAFVHRASRTVSVRGTETVEASLRMDTGKSVSGVVVDEQGRPMPDAEVEAYTVREQSEDDEGYSPSTAKTGPDGRFTVHHLPEGPCVLRAEKPGYIFQEPATEESPLRPGVVSRAGETDARLVLRYQGYVVGRVVHRDGTPVVRFTVNQEDFRSPDGAFRLAMERSGAFQLHFDAPGLTLAVREVDVPPGRDLDLGDVRLEPGRHVRGRVLDAQTSQPLAAVVVRVVFPGDETGMGQRESLVMETTAADGTFTLPLLEARPLELVLSREGYPHQRQHVGADDELLEVRLYPGARVEGTLTDAEGRPVDTGVMLVPLGAQDGNPVELVANGSTFSAQVSRGRFHLDALPPGDYGVHAFAKETAEGRQMEFLPQRVRLPPGGRVTVALTERAGSASLQLRLRVDAQERMQRRLSYRLVPGTVPPTTTRLELRSLVYLTIPRTGFGPDGALFYERLPSGHYTFLLLSQLKPEQSEIHREELDVSEGESLVRDVAPVWRPVAIESQP; this is translated from the coding sequence ATGCGGAAGCCGTCGGCGGTGGTCATCGCACTCGGCGTGCTCGCGCTGGGCGTCGCCGTGGCGCTGCTCCAGTTCCGCGGTGGCACCGCGACGGAAGTGCCCGCCCCCACCGTCACGCGCCCCACGTCCCGCACGCTCCCCGGCCCCAGCGTCCCCACCCCGCCGCCGCGCGGCGCGCTGTCCCTGCGCGGGCGCGTCGTGGACAGGGAGGGCCAGCCCGTCGCGGGCGTCCAGGTCTCCGCCACCCAGGCGCTGCCCGGCGAGTCGCTGTCCCGGCTTCCCTGTGACGAGGAGTCCCCCGAGCTGTCGCTGACCTCTCCCGACTGCGGCAGCGAGTCCAGCGCGCTCGTCCTGGACCTCATCGCCGAGGAGCGCGGCGGCGCGCCCATCCTCGCGCGGGGGACCACGGCGGCGGACGGCACCTTCCAGCTCGATGCGCTGCCCGAGGGCACCGTGGCCCTCTGGGCGCTCGGCCCGCGCGGCTCCGCCATGGAGCCCGAGGTGGCGACGGGCCGCGACGACGTGGTGCTGGCGCTGGACGAAGGGCTCTCGCTCGCGGGCCGCGTCGTGGCCGAGTCCGGCGCACCGCTGTCCGGCACGAAGGTGACGCTCTTCCACCAGGCGCACTCGCGCTACTTCACCGCCACCACCGGCGCCGACGGCCGCTTCTCCTTCGGCCCGCTGCCCGACGGCGACTATGGCCTCGTCGCATCCAGCCCCGGCCTGATGCCGGCCTATGTGCCGGACACGGCCTACGAGGAACTGGACCCCCTCGTCCTCCACCCGCCCCGGCAGCTCACCGGCCGGGTGCTGCTCGCGAACGGCACGCCGGCCCCCGGCGCCGAGGTGCGCGTCCCCGCGGCATCGCTCGTCGGGGTGACAGACGGTGAGGGCCGCTTCGCCTTCGGGCCGCTCGCGCCCGGCGACTACGACGTGCTCGCGGAGCGCGACGGTCAGCACGGCTTCGCCAGCGTGAGCCTCTCCGAGGGGGGCCCCGACGCGGAGGCCACGGTGCACCTGGGCACGCTCGTCTTCGCCGAAGGTGTGGTGCTGGACGAGGCCGGGCAGCCCATCTCCGACGCGTCCGTCACCGCGCACTCGGAGGCGAAGGCCCCCCCATTCGGAGAAGCCACCACCGGGCCGGATGGCCGCTTCCGCCTGGGCCCCATTGCCCCGGGCACGCACACCTTCGGCGTGGATGCGGAGGGCTACCGCGAGCTGGAGACGCAGGGCGTGCAGGTGTCCACGTCCCCGTCGCCCCTGTCCTTCACCCTCCAGCGCGCCCACGTCCTCGCCGGCATCGTCACCGACACGGAGGGCCGCCCGCTGGAGGACATCGAGGTGGAGGCAATGCGCCCCGCGGCCCGCGCTCCCCGCCTGCTCCACCACGGCATCCCCATTCCCAGGGAGGAGAGCGCGAAAGACACCGGGCCCGATGACGACGTGGAGCTCTCGGGCGAGTCGTCCAGCGTGTTCACCGACGAGGAGGGTGGCTTCCTCATCGAGCTGCCCGAGCCGGGGCGCTACACCCTCACCGCCAGCGGCGACAGCTTCCTTCCGGCGCGCATGGAGGTGGACGCGCCGGCCTCCGGCCTCCAGCTGCGGCTGCGCGGCGGCGGCACGCTGGAGGGCGCGGTGACGGACGCCCGCGGCAAGCCGCTCGAGCAGGTCGAGCTGACCGTGCAGCTCGGCCCGGACGCCCAGGGCCGGGTGCTGGAGACGACGAGCGAGGAGCGGGGCCGCTTCACCCTCGGCGGGCTGCCTCCCGGCACCTACGTGTTGCATGCGTCGCTGGACATGGGCGCGTTCGTCCACAGGGCCTCGCGCACCGTGTCCGTCCGGGGCACGGAGACAGTGGAGGCGTCGCTGCGGATGGACACGGGGAAGTCCGTGTCGGGCGTCGTCGTGGACGAGCAGGGCCGCCCCATGCCGGACGCCGAGGTGGAGGCGTACACCGTGCGCGAGCAGTCCGAGGACGACGAGGGCTACTCGCCCTCCACCGCGAAGACGGGCCCGGACGGGCGCTTCACCGTGCACCACCTGCCAGAGGGCCCGTGCGTGCTGAGGGCGGAGAAGCCGGGCTACATCTTCCAGGAGCCCGCGACGGAAGAATCCCCGCTGCGGCCGGGCGTCGTGTCTCGCGCGGGCGAAACGGACGCGCGGCTGGTGCTGCGCTACCAGGGCTATGTCGTCGGACGCGTGGTGCACCGGGACGGCACGCCCGTCGTGCGCTTCACCGTCAACCAGGAGGACTTCCGCAGCCCCGACGGCGCCTTCCGCCTCGCCATGGAGCGCTCGGGCGCGTTCCAACTGCACTTCGACGCGCCCGGCCTCACCCTGGCCGTGCGCGAGGTGGACGTTCCGCCCGGCAGGGATTTGGACCTGGGCGACGTGCGGCTGGAGCCGGGGCGCCATGTGCGCGGCCGCGTGCTGGACGCGCAGACGTCCCAGCCTCTCGCCGCAGTGGTGGTCCGGGTGGTGTTCCCGGGTGATGAGACGGGGATGGGCCAGCGCGAGTCCCTCGTCATGGAGACCACCGCCGCGGACGGCACCTTCACGCTGCCACTGCTGGAGGCGCGTCCCCTGGAGCTGGTCCTGTCGCGCGAGGGCTATCCGCACCAGCGCCAACACGTTGGAGCGGATGACGAGCTACTGGAGGTGCGCCTCTACCCCGGAGCGAGGGTGGAGGGCACCCTGACGGACGCCGAGGGCCGCCCCGTGGACACGGGCGTCATGCTGGTGCCCCTGGGCGCGCAAGACGGCAACCCGGTGGAGCTCGTGGCCAACGGCTCCACCTTCTCGGCCCAGGTCTCCCGGGGCCGCTTCCACCTGGACGCCCTGCCCCCCGGGGACTACGGGGTGCACGCCTTCGCGAAGGAGACCGCGGAGGGACGCCAGATGGAGTTCCTTCCCCAGCGCGTGCGCCTGCCCCCCGGGGGGCGCGTGACGGTGGCCCTCACGGAGCGGGCGGGGAGCGCCTCCCTCCAGCTGCGCTTGCGGGTGGACGCGCAGGAGCGCATGCAGCGGCGGCTGAGCTACCGGCTCGTCCCCGGCACCGTGCCC
- a CDS encoding LysR family transcriptional regulator, translated as MVLDVRHLRLVAAVVDTGSVTAAARVLHLSQPALSHQLRDVEERLGAELFQRQGRRMVLTGPGKRVLEAARKVVAEVDAAEAEVSRLSQESRGLLRLATECYTAYHWLPSVLRRFSAKHSGVEVRIAVDATRRPVEALLAGELDLGIVSEPVRHRRLTGAPLFEDELVAVMAPDHPLAKKRVLHAEDFAREHVLLYSIPLTHSTLFQQVLVPAGVTPARVSRVELTEAMVEMTKAGLGVAVLARWAIAPELARGTLAAVRVTRQGLRRHWHAAWPRTVRPAPYLTAFVDLLAKAGPPGP; from the coding sequence ATGGTCCTGGACGTCAGACACCTGCGACTCGTGGCGGCGGTGGTGGACACCGGCTCCGTGACGGCGGCCGCCCGCGTGCTGCACCTGTCGCAGCCCGCGCTGAGCCACCAGCTCCGCGACGTGGAGGAGCGCCTCGGCGCCGAGCTCTTCCAGCGACAGGGCCGCCGCATGGTCCTCACCGGCCCCGGCAAGCGCGTGCTGGAGGCCGCGCGCAAGGTCGTCGCCGAGGTGGACGCCGCCGAGGCCGAGGTCTCCCGCCTCTCCCAGGAGTCACGCGGCCTCTTGCGCCTCGCCACCGAGTGCTACACCGCCTACCACTGGCTGCCCTCGGTACTGCGGCGCTTCTCCGCGAAGCACTCCGGCGTCGAGGTCCGCATCGCCGTGGACGCCACGCGCCGTCCCGTGGAAGCGCTGCTCGCGGGAGAGCTGGACCTGGGCATCGTCAGCGAGCCCGTCCGCCACCGCCGCCTCACCGGCGCCCCGCTCTTCGAGGACGAATTGGTCGCCGTCATGGCCCCGGACCATCCGCTGGCGAAGAAGCGCGTGCTGCACGCGGAGGACTTCGCCCGCGAGCACGTGCTGCTCTACAGCATCCCCCTCACGCACAGCACCCTCTTCCAGCAGGTGCTGGTGCCCGCGGGTGTCACTCCGGCGCGCGTGTCCCGCGTGGAGCTGACGGAGGCCATGGTGGAGATGACGAAGGCCGGGCTCGGCGTGGCGGTGCTCGCGCGCTGGGCCATCGCTCCGGAATTGGCGCGAGGCACGCTCGCCGCGGTGCGGGTGACGCGGCAGGGCCTGCGCCGCCACTGGCACGCGGCCTGGCCGCGCACGGTGCGTCCCGCGCCGTACCTCACCGCCTTCGTGGACCTGCTCGCGAAGGCCGGGCCGCCGGGGCCCTGA